Genomic window (Candidatus Saccharibacteria bacterium oral taxon 488):
TGAGTGCACAGAAGTCCCAAGCTAAAACACCATTGGTGTCAATTATTACCGCCACCTATAATGACGAAACATACATTGAGTCCTCAATTCGCTCCGTGCTGTCACAAGATTTTACTGATTTCGAGTACCTTATTATTAATGATGGCTCAACCGATAATACAAAAAAAATCGTTCAGCGCCTTCAAAAAGAAGATAGCCGCATTCGCCTCATTAATCAAAAAAATAGCGGCCTCGTGGCTTCACTCAACCGCGGCATTACTGAAGCGCGTGGCACCTACATTGCCCGTATTGATGGCGACGATGAGTGGCTACCGCACAAGCTCAAGACTCAAGTCACTATGCTAGAGAAAAACAAAAACCTGGTTCTGGTTGGCGGTGGCGCAGAAATCATGAACCAAAATAGCGTACCGACTGGTTTTATTTTTAACGTTGCTCGTGACGAAGATATTAGACTCGGTCTTTGCATTTTTAATCAATTCTGCCATTCATCGGTCATTTATCGCCGCCAGGCAGCACTTGATGCTGGTCTTTACCCTGACACCTGTCCAGCCGAGGATTATGACCTGTTTAGTAAATTTGCCGAACATGGTGAACTTGCTAACGTACCTTACCCCGTTTTTCGCTATCGCATTAGTGACGGCAGTATCTCGGCTAAACGCCGCGATGAGCAAAATCGTCTCGCTAAAAAGTTTTCGTTTCGCAACTGGGATATCGTTCAGCCGACGGTCACTAGTCGTGCCGACATCAAACGTGCTTTCGCCTATTATATCAAAAATCCAATTAACCATGATTTTGGAATTAGCCACAAGCACGCCTACACTTTTGTACTAATGCGCATTGGTTATCGTATGCTTCAAAAGGGACAGGTTGGCAAGGGGCTCCGTCAGCTTTGGAACGTGGCATCAACCGGGCGTACTGCCGCCAAGATCGTTGTTAAGTGGGGACTTGATATCATTAAGATTAAGCTTAGACCATCACGTCGAAAAACAAAAACAGCAGCTTAGTAGTACGAAGACAGAAGATCACCAAACTATTGGACGGGCTATCCTTTTCTATCTGTGATCGTGGCGCCACTGCCGCGGAATC
Coding sequences:
- a CDS encoding glycosyltransferase family 2 protein, yielding MSAQKSQAKTPLVSIITATYNDETYIESSIRSVLSQDFTDFEYLIINDGSTDNTKKIVQRLQKEDSRIRLINQKNSGLVASLNRGITEARGTYIARIDGDDEWLPHKLKTQVTMLEKNKNLVLVGGGAEIMNQNSVPTGFIFNVARDEDIRLGLCIFNQFCHSSVIYRRQAALDAGLYPDTCPAEDYDLFSKFAEHGELANVPYPVFRYRISDGSISAKRRDEQNRLAKKFSFRNWDIVQPTVTSRADIKRAFAYYIKNPINHDFGISHKHAYTFVLMRIGYRMLQKGQVGKGLRQLWNVASTGRTAAKIVVKWGLDIIKIKLRPSRRKTKTAA